The DNA sequence TGATTCTTCATTACATGTTTTTATTATTTGGTATATTATTATACATTGGTTGGAAGAAAAAACTCTATCTTGTCGTGCGAAATTTTGGTGCTTCCGttacataattaaaaagatatatatatatatatatatatatatatatatatatatatatatatatatatatatatatatatatatatatatatatatatattacagtaTCATATTACAAATATAGGTTCAGTCTCTTAAAAGATAGAGGTTCTGGGTCAAGTCATAGGAATAGAAAGATCCAGTCTGTCTTTTAGGTTATTGGGAATGGAACTTGGATACTAGTGCTTCAATCTGGAGTTGCAAGTTTTTTGGTTATATAGTTGGCTGAGATTTTAGCATATCTGCCGCATAGATAGCTTACCCTTTATTAGTCCGAGACTGTGAATTCTATTGTCCCATCAGCTTCCTGTGTAGTACTCTCATGCATTAAGCTGTCAATTGTCAACCATAGATGCCCCTTACAAGCATTGGTACTTGTTTCATTTCATTTGGATAGGATGATATTGTCATGCCTGTTCTGTTTCTGCTTTGTGTTTCTGTGCTGTTTGTAAACTTAGCTAACTTGTGCTTTCATTGCAGAGGATTTCCCAACTCTTGGACCAGATTGGACAAATGAATGAATTACTTATAGCTCGTTACAAAGCTTTGGCTGCAAAAGGGACTGAATGATTAAGACCTATGATATGGTAGCTATTGAATTTGTGTGAGTCTCATCATTAAGatgatatcttttttttttttttttttccaattccaTTTTGAAATACCACTAGTAGATTTTGCATGGCTTTACGCCAAGCTGTAAATTAAGGACAGAAATTCCTGATTCTTATTCCTACTAGAGTAGAGTGATTGAACATCCATGCCCAGAAGTGGCATCTCAAGCCTAATCAGAGAGAATAGCCCATTGAATGAACTGCCGGATTTTGGGTTATATCTGTGATGCATGGTGGTCCGCCCAGCCCAATGAATATGCCGCAGTCTGCCAGATTCGTTAATGACTAGCTCAGTTGGGAACCACGGAATTTATCAGGAAAGCTATAAAACACTCTTAACAGTAGTAAAATACTCATGGTTAGTGAGTTGTGTTTTCAAGCCCTTGATGTTAATGACTCCAGCATCCTTGGCTTAGCTTATGGAAAGTCCCAAACGAACACTTTGTACCTTTAACAGCCCtgtataatattattcttttttctttttcttttgacaaACAACTCACACACATGACACACCCAAACATATTCTACTAAAGGGTTCTTCACCATTGTCTCAACTGAGACTTGAACCTGGATATCTGGTTTATGAGGCTCATGGGTTGTCCACTAACCTCAGAGCCTCACCACAAAAGCTTCTGTGAATTGTAGCCGGACGTAGATATTTTACTGTGATTCAACTCAAAAAAATCAGATCCAGTTAATTAATGGAGACTTATTCAGTTATTTGACATTTGTTCTCATCTCATCAAATATGCAAGTATATTTGCAAAAGATTTTAAATCTAgatatttaaaatcaaatctatACATGTTATCATTTGATTTGAAAACTGGTTAAAATAGATACAGGAAAAGTCGAAGTTTGTTTTGGCCTGTGAATTTCCACTAATTCTTGATAAATCTTCTTTTCAGAAAAATTATTACCTTACAGATACTTTATGGGACATGTAAGATTGAATTAGGTACAACAGAAGTTAGAATAGAATCATGGCTGGATTGAATTTCTCATTTTCCAGCTATACAATCATAAGTGAAACGATAAGAATGAGCATTAATGAAAAATAACTCCCGGATTCATTTAGTATTTTACCGAAAGAGAGCCATGAGGAGCATATCAAAATATGGTCTTCCTTTTAGCATTATGAATAACGTTTTGAAGTAGTGATCAATAAAAGGGATTCATGCAACGCATTCAAGAGGAAGTGCAAATATCTCTTAAACTTCTCGATTCATGCTCCACAAGTGAAAAATACAAAGTCAAGTATACATCAGATCACCAAATAAATTCTGTTTGCTGATTGCTCAAACATAacagaaaggaaaaaaataaataaactatgaaAGAATTAGATGCTATCATTCCCAGAAGAGGTATCAAAGTCAAAACAAGCACAAGTTAACATGTGAATTGTGTCACCAAAGAGAACAACAACACTTCTAATTGCTGCCTATAAAAATACCATTATCAAAACAGGTTTTTCTCACTGGCTTTTTGATTCACTGCTCACTGTAGAATGTCTTCTGATATCAAACTGATCTACATACTCCAAAGGAGTAACTGTCTCATTTCTTATTCTCTTGATCTTAGGGCTCAACAAGCCACGGTGACGGAAACCATAGAGCTTGAGCACCTGATTATCAGCAAAATTGAAAGCCCTCTCCATACTACTGAGGCACCTCTCAACAGGATAATCTCCATAGCTCCCACAAGGTTTACATCCCACAAAATGTGTCACGAAAGGCCACCTCTCATCTCCTAATCCGGGATGGTACTTCTCAACCATCTCTTCATACCGGTCAACCAAGCCAGCCCAGTAACCGTGCAGGTAGTAAGAATTCTCAAGGAAAACCTTATCCATCCACTTCTCCTTTTTGGACAACAAAAGGTATATCAATGCAGATTGATCATCGGCCTCAAATGCCGGGCGACCCTTCAAATTTGCAGTTAAGACCTTACCAGCCTCCTCCCTCACTAGACCCTTGGGGCCCATGGGAGCCCAATCATCAAGCAAATCTAAAGACCACTGGCAATTCCGAAACAAGAAGCTGCCGGTATTCACAGCAATCCAAGACTTCTGCTCAAACAACAAATCAGGGTAACCATGAAGTACCAAATTGTAATCATCATACTTAGACAAAggaagctcaaaaaccatgtcAGTGAAGAAAGCATCACTATCCATCCACCAAATCCACTCCACCTCAGGGTGTGAGAACATCAACCTTCTAATCATTGGCAATTTGGCCCAATACCCAGCAAGTTCCTTATCCAAATGCGCCAAATTGTACACAATCTCAATCCCGTGCAATCTACAGTAATCAATTTTGTTCTTAATCGACTTCAACAAGTAATGATCACCAATTGGGTTGTCACAGGGTTTTGGAGGTGAACCAGTGAGGAGCAAGATTCGAGCTTTACCTCTCACGAAATTAGGGTATTCAGGGTTTTGCTGGAGCCATTGGTGGCGTTGTTGATCCCAATCGGAGATCTTGGGGCCTAGGGAGAAGGCGGCGGTGTCGTTGGGGCTGAAAGGGGTGTCGTTGTCGTCGGGGTCGGAGTCGGAGCGGATCTCAGCGAGAATGCGGTTGGTCTCCTCGATGAGGCTCTGGTTGACGGCATCAGCGTCGGAGGAGGAGAGGTTGACGCCGATGGTGCCGCGAAGGACAAGGATGGTGACGAAACCGCAGAGGATGGTGATCTTGATGTTGTTGAAGGTCTTCTGGATCTGGCGGCCACGGGGGGCGGAGCGTGCTCGGCCGTTGGTGGTTGGAAGAGCGTTGGCGGCGCTGCTTCTCTTGTGAGCTGAGAGGTTCTCTTGGCCCATCTCACAAACTCACCAATTATGTTAATGGTAATGGTACGCTCTTACAGTTACTGTATAGAAATGGAGGGGAAAACAACTTTCGACACGGAAATATGGAATCGGAATTCAACAAGAATTAGGAACGGAACAAAGCcgtgttttttgtttttctgcaCAACAACTACTCTCCACTTTGGTCACCCGCAATTAGTGTTGGTAATGATAATGATAGCTGATACTGCTTCATATGCTTCAAAGCTCAAACGTGTCCTTTTTTTTCTTCGTTAacttacttttaatttaattttacaatcatatatataaagaaaatacgATAAATTTATTGCATACCttcttttaagaaaatatcttcatAGATTTTTATTATTGTCGAAATTTGGattcaaaaataaatatctaTTAACTTTATCCCTAAAGATATTTTGATTATCCATGGTTATAAAAATGTAAGAATATAACCACTAAGAAATAACATAATCCAGCTCCGATCGTTCTGGCAATGGACCCCCTTGGGTGGTGTGTGTCTGAACTGTTAAGATCCAAGTACACTAAATAGTAACGCGTTCCTCAGTCAGTTCAAAATCACAAGATCCATGCACATATGCATCATTTTGTGACTTGTGAATGTGTTTATACCGGAAAGTGCCCATCAAAGGAAAACGGTCCCACAATATCCTCATCTTCGGGCACCTTGTACTTTGTATTTGCCAACTTGTCCTCTTCTGCAAACACTAGAATAATACACCTAGGAATATCGTTGctatcaatatgatttcttaaaaTGGAATTtccaaatatatattattatcatatttaatttgtaaaaacaAGATTTATGAAATATTAATATGTCTAAAAATGTGTTGATTTTTGTTTAGTTTAAGTTTATTGTctttaaaattttcatatattttatccaaaatatccttaaaatttgtaattaaaatattaataactaaaattttatatataaactgtatataaatataaaataatataaataatatatttttattttatatattatttaaaatatttttaatatcaaatatttttaataaattttttcctctaactttttcaaataaatataactataataaaacaTTATTTTCTATtctgttttttaaatttattaaaatattcttaataataggtatctttaattaaaattattgatttttttaatttactaaaatactcctaatatcaaatatttttaattaaaattaacatcattacaattaaaatgaacaCAAAATACTTaatctaaaattttcaaaaatcccatAATTCGTCTCATAATTCATAGTTGAACTTATATAAAACAAATCCCAACAATTCTAAACACATGTATTAAAAACTGAAAACCTAATAAtccataaaaatccaaaaataaccaGATTTAAATCAATATTTTCAAAAGTGATAATAGTTCTTCAGGTTGAAGTTGGAACACAATGTCAATTAGATTATTGTTCCTTGCAATGCTAAGGGCGGCCTTCATTCTATCTTCAACACACAAACCAGGAGCATCCCTCAATAATGTCATTAGCTTCATTTTACGCTCAGCTCTCTCTTTCACATGCTTAAAACAAGAAACCATATCAACTAGAATGGCCGTGCGTTCTTGATAAGCACCTTTCATATCTCTAATTGATTCTGCTATTATGTCAAGCACTTCCTCACTTTTGctccctctttttcttttattctttttttttggtaGATGAAGAACTTGCAGCTACAGCACTAGGAGCATCAGAAGCACCAGAAGCACTAGGAATTAGAGGCTCATAACATATAATAAACCAAACAATTAGTGTAAACAGTCAGTCTTTTCCACCTAGAATCAACTTCACACAATATGATCAGCAGTTACTCTTTTTTCtactacataattttttttaatgtaagcCTTAAAATGATCAATCTAAAATACATCAGCAATGAAAATTTTCACACAAATCAGCTACTATTTTGGGCTATGGTTCTTCCTTATGTAACTATGTTCTTGCAGAAAATAAACAACTAACCAGAAAACAGAATTTATATTAGCATAAATAATCAAGAACAACCCTGTCAAGATGGCTATGATAAAAAAATCAGTaagatttcttttattttacaCCTCGATAGAGttcaaaattttacaaaattcaaaattttcttagCTGGGAACTCTGTTAATAACATCCATGTTCAAATTGATGAAGGGTTAGAACTTAGGAGGTATGAGAATTTTGAGATCCCTTCATTAACTTGGTTAGAGGTAATTGTTACCCTTTGCCAAGGTCAAGCCTGTGTATATATGTAAGTAGGTGAGAAAAGACAGATATTGGTAGATGACATGTTATACTCAATTCGATAAAATTTTCTAGAGGGTGGGGTGCCCTGTTTTAAGAAGTGCTGTGAATGCATTGGTGATTGTTTCACATTGCAGAAACTGCTGACGCACCAAAACCTTTTTATGTAACTATGTTCTTGCAGAAAATAAACAACTaaccagaaaacaaaattaatagtATAAATAATCAAACACGTTTAAGTCAATTGCTTACATACTTGAGAATCAACTTCATATTCAATTTCCGTTTCTTCCAAATTTACTTGGGTGTTTTCACTCATTTGCCAATCACTCAAGTTTGCTTCGTGCTCAACCTCTATAATAACAACTGCTTGAGCTATATTTTCTGCATTGCCTCCTTGAGTCCTATCTCTACCAGATGCTATTCCCAACTCTTTAAAATGTGAAAATGGTTTATTATAAATGCCACTAGCTTTAGAATGGgactgaaattaaaagaaatataattaaGCCATAAATATTAAAAAGCTAAGATAGATAAACTTGTATTGAGAAAGTTGCTTAGAATTTACACTCTTTCTATTTATTGAAAATTTGTTGCTACACTATAATCATTTTATCTTTGCCGTTCCAATCAAATCTACTCCGAGCCGTGCTCACCATCTCAATTATTACAAAGTATTGTCTCTTCAGCAACATTTACCCTTGATTCAATGTATGGATAATTCAGAGTTTAGCACTAAAAAAGCTAATGATCTCGAgtataaaatcacacaattaaaagTCTTATTCATTGCCACTACTTATTCAAACTCATACCAGTAGTTATTACTACTAAAACTAAAATCAATCAACTTACCTGAAAGCTTAAATCCTATACAGAAGAGTAGCAATGTATTTACCTAAAAGCTTAAAGATAAAAAACCAGTGACTATACAGAAGAATCATCAACCTGCTaagaacataatagaaacaaaaaaaataaaataaaatcagatACCAAGAAATTCTATAGTGAGCACAGATGCAGGGGTTGAATATTCATTTTATCAGAAGTATTTACTAGCAAATTGAATTTCTATTAACAGATCAGTATCAATTCATTTGATTATTGTTAGCTCAACATAAAAGGAACAAGTAATAAATATAAAGTCCATCATAGGTTCAACACGTAATGGCATGCTTCAACAGTACCAAATACCAACAAAATCCCCTTTCTCTATATTACATAGTCAATTGTCATAGCAATTCTAAATAACAAAGACCATACTTACACCTAAAATACCACAACTCTTCTTATTATATTATGGCTCATTATATAGTGTTGACTCATTAATCAAGATTCTTCATCAAGCTATTGAAATCTACAAGCCTGGCCAGAACCATGCAATTGGTCAACGATTTGAGTATCAGACACCATCATCTTAGCAACACACCATAAATTTCATGAATCAGTTTAACATGAAACAAACCCTAGAAATTAACCAACcaacaagaaaatcacaaaacaagaaagcaAGGAAACCAAACCTTAACAGAACCATGTGGTGATGGTTATTTCTTTAGAGAAGAAAATTCAACCCAAGTACAGTGTATGCAGGCAGTGAATAGTAGGAATTAATTAAACTCACATATAAAACAGTGTATGTAGGCAGTGAATAGTGGGAATAGACCTGTGAAGGCTATTATAGGCACACTATATAAATAGTTAATAGCAGCAAAATGTTAAAGAGGAGGCAGAAAaacaaaacaccaaactttaatgTGGGAAAAAAACCTCTCAATATAAGAGAGATAAAAAAAACCCACCAGAAGGTAAAAGCTTCACTATTATCCAAATCAAAGCTACAAAGACGCAAACATACACAACTCTTGTACAAGAACAGAAACGCATCAATAAAATGAAATCAATGTTGCAATAGACAGCCGCTGTTTACAAACTTTCTGGCAGTTCTACTAGAGGAGAACTCAGTTCTACTTGATCAGACTAATGCACTACGGGAATATAGAGAGATGCTCCAAAAAGTGTTTGCTTGGGCCTCACACATAGAAAAACAAACACAATTATCGAGCATGATGTCTTCTCCTCCATTGGTTCCACAT is a window from the Arachis hypogaea cultivar Tifrunner chromosome 1, arahy.Tifrunner.gnm2.J5K5, whole genome shotgun sequence genome containing:
- the LOC112710023 gene encoding probable xyloglucan 6-xylosyltransferase 3, with translation MGQENLSAHKRSSAANALPTTNGRARSAPRGRQIQKTFNNIKITILCGFVTILVLRGTIGVNLSSSDADAVNQSLIEETNRILAEIRSDSDPDDNDTPFSPNDTAAFSLGPKISDWDQQRHQWLQQNPEYPNFVRGKARILLLTGSPPKPCDNPIGDHYLLKSIKNKIDYCRLHGIEIVYNLAHLDKELAGYWAKLPMIRRLMFSHPEVEWIWWMDSDAFFTDMVFELPLSKYDDYNLVLHGYPDLLFEQKSWIAVNTGSFLFRNCQWSLDLLDDWAPMGPKGLVREEAGKVLTANLKGRPAFEADDQSALIYLLLSKKEKWMDKVFLENSYYLHGYWAGLVDRYEEMVEKYHPGLGDERWPFVTHFVGCKPCGSYGDYPVERCLSSMERAFNFADNQVLKLYGFRHRGLLSPKIKRIRNETVTPLEYVDQFDIRRHSTVSSESKSQ
- the LOC140175332 gene encoding uncharacterized protein, which encodes MAALRLHLRLVVSHRHPIAVLSELPHNSCFASQFSLALSLSQIGSLLLSSSPTLSSCRLMILLYSHWFFIFKLLELGIASGRDRTQGGNAENIAQAVVIIEVEHEANLSDWQMSENTQVNLEETEIEYEVDSQCCSCKFFIYQKKRIKEKEGAKVRKCLT